A stretch of the Aphis gossypii isolate Hap1 chromosome 2, ASM2018417v2, whole genome shotgun sequence genome encodes the following:
- the LOC114131312 gene encoding protein obstructor-E-like: MSLSIVLCTIVIGISHLTNGQFQCPKKNGQYEDPVQCDKFYECKDGVATEKLCPDGLVFDPLNRKVNKCDQPFSVDCGERTELQAPQPNYLCPRRNGYFAHPDEKVCNIFYNCIEGDGTEIVCPNGLHFDEYAGSCAWPATAGRTGCNESDDMKLKDGFTCPKDKPHNSRGQNVAHPVFAHPDDCQKFYVCLNGVTPREQGCSTGEVFNEESQKCDQPENVAGCENWYKDDPQVQQQQQNKNKKQ; the protein is encoded by the exons ATGAGTCTCTCAATAGTATTGTGTACGATAGTTATTGGAATATCCCATTTAACAA ATGGCCAATTCCAATGCCCCAAGAAGAACGGTCAATACGAAGACCCAGTGCAATGTGACAAATTCTACGAGTGCAAAGACGGCGTGGCCACTGAGAAACTATGTCCTGACGGGTTGGTATTCGACCCGTTAAACAGGAAGGTGAACAAATGCGACCAGCCGTTCAGCGTGGACTGCGGCGAAAGAACTGAACTCC AAGCCCCGCAGCCCAACTATTTGTGTCCGAGGCGTAACGGATACTTTGCGCATCCGGACGAAAAAGTGTGCAACATATTCTACAACTGCATCGAAGGTGACGGCACAGAAATCGTGTGCCCCAACGGATTGCATTTCGATGAGTACGCGGGCTCGTGCGCCTGGCCCGCCACTGCCGGCAGGACTGGATGCAACGAATCGGACGACA tgaaATTAAAAGACGGTTTCACGTGCCCCAAAGACAAGCCCCACAACAGCCGGGGCCAGAACGTGGCTCACCCCGTGTTCGCACACCCTGATGACTGTCAGAAATTCTACGTGTGCCTAAACGGTGTCACCCCCCGGGAACAGGGCTGTTCGACCGGCGAAGTGTTCAACGAAGAGTCGCAAAAATGTGACCAACCCGAGAACGTGGCTGGATG cGAGAATTGGTACAAAGACGATCCACAAGTGCAACAGCAGCAACAGAACaagaacaaaaaacaatag
- the LOC114131311 gene encoding protein obstructor-E-like gives MLLHAPTATAAAALVLFAGLTLGQQQNNREFQCPEKPGFYADQIQCDLYYHCSVDGELTEKLCPDGLLFDDTSPSHERCDTSVNVDCGQRTVQQEPKPSKGCPRANGYYRHWDEGSCDKFVNCVDGVANEMPCPPGLIYDDSTSSCAWSTESKRQCTTTKKEVLTDGFSCPEGDVVGPNGRILPHPTFAHPDDCQKFYICRNGVIPQYGSCSAGSVYNDVSFKCDEPENVPGCENYYENEDEKKSGKN, from the exons ATGCTTCTGCACGCTCCGACCGCTACCGCCGCCGCTGCGCTCGTTCTGTTCGCTG gTTTAACGCTAGGACAGCAACAAAACAACCGTGAATTCCAATGTCCCGAGAAACCAGGATTCTACGCCGACCAGATACAATGTGATCTGTACTACCACTGTTCTGTGGACGGCGAACTTACGGAAAAACTCTGTCCTGATGGACTGCTGTTTGATGACACCAGCCCTAGTCATGAGAGATGCGATACGTCTGTAAATGTGGACTGCGGTCAGAGGACCGTTCAGC AGGAACCGAAACCGTCTAAAGGCTGTCCTCGGGCCAACGGTTACTACAGACATTGGGATGAAGGCTCTTGTGACAAATTCGTCAATTGCGTGGACGGCGTAGCCAATGAGATGCCCTGTCCACCTGGTCTGATATACGACGATTCAACTAGTTCTTGCGCCTGGTCGACGGAGAGCAAGAGGCAATGCACGACAACcaaaaaag AGGTCCTCACCGATGGTTTCTCATGTCCGGAGGGTGACGTGGTCGGTCCTAACGGCAGAATCTTACCTCATCCGACGTTTGCGCACCCCGATGACTGTCAGAAGTTCTACATCTGCAGGAACGGCGTTATCCCGCAATACGGTAGCTGTTCCGCAGGTTCAGTGTATAACGACGTGTCGTTCAAGTGCGACGAACCGGAAAACGTACCTGGATG tgAAAATTATTACGAAAACGAGGACGAGAAGAAGagtggaaaaaattaa